tttaatatatatatatatatatataatggaaataatttacatacatattttagcaTCAATATGTCCTTTTAGCAGTTTTAGGATAAGTGGACAGTAGGGAACAATCCACCTGTTATCTATTTcaactgttttatatttcccaaatattattttcatttttatgttagttttaaaatcacCATTCGTTGTACTTCTTCAGTACAATGAATATCCTTTAGAATTAGTCCTGGTTTCATCTATCAATTTTCGAGGATAAGTAAATTTGCATTTGCCATTTTTCATACAAGGTGACCAGTGGAATACATTTCCCACATGGTCCATGTATCAtgtgtttttttacaatttcaaacAATTCAAAATCTTTCTCTGGATCTGGTAACTCGACTGAAATGAAATCATCAATTAGACTGGGATGAAGTTTACTTTTTAATCATATCAGAATGTGAGCATGTGGTAATCCTCTTTTTTGCTATTCTATTGAATAAACCCATGATAAAACttcaccaaaaatattattttttgttattaaatccattaattttttcaatttcaatttattaaatactcttattattacatcatGTCGATCTCTTGGTTTCTTATAGGGTAATTAATTCATGATATTGggcaaatttattaattattattgctaaaatTTTCAGTCTCTATGAATGGTACTTGTTGAAATATGATACAGCGGAAAATAGAAGAAACAAAACCATttacttctaaaaatataaatttaagatttgtaGATTGTATTTagaatactaaatttattatattaattaaagacTTCGTATTTGCAACTTTTTTTACtacctactttaatttttgttacaagtatttagaattgaaaatcattatatttcaaaaaaaaatttttcttctactttaaattattgtagttaCAACCCAggctaacataaaaatatattattataattaacaaccGAAGATCAATAaatgtaactataaaatatctagCCCAAGCGAAGAACGGGTAACCCCTgctagttaataatatacttaagagTTTTAAGGTAACCatagttacaaaataattatttaaacaattatattagatttgtgtaaaattttccgtttttccttaattttttgttttttgataattcagaaaaatactgggaactttttacttttgacccctcAAATTACTCATTAGATTCACTTTTCCTATCAAAAAAgttgataaaattgaaaatctaagTATTTTTACTGCCTCAATACATGTCCCCagatacaaaaacaaatatgcatgattgtaaaatcaatatattcttcactctgctcagaatctaataaatattatttacttcgcATGCATCCATAGCAACTGTAGCAAGATAATTTGGGTCTTGTTTGTTCCACGCAAGCCTGAGTAATGGAGAGTGTTGAGGGTcttcataaattatagtagAATGTTCCAAATGCCGCAGATCAAACATTCTAACTGAACCATCAGCtcctgtaataaaataaataaggttttagatagtaataataaatataattgaattatgtgTTTTCATACCAACTGAAGCAAACATATCACGGCCACCTCCAGCACGACTAAAGGCTATATCATATACTTCTTTGTCATGAGCAATAAGTTGAGTCTTAACATGCCCCGCAACAGAATTAATTCGTCCAACAAtctaagaatttatttaaaatattagcaatttaatattaaatcatttttaccaattaaatattgttaataaaattacctgAGTTGTTTCAAGACCCCAAATTGTACATGTAGTATCTATACTTGATGTACCAATTAAGTTTGGATCAACTTCATTCCAGTCAAATGATGTCAATGGAGCACAAAAGTCTGAATTCTTGTTCTAATAACATTAGAAAATaaggaatattaaaatattacatttacaaaaataagaattaatacattttttatatttttctttcatttagaaccttaattaaaatgtatcatagaAAACTTAGAACATTAAGAACAAGTGAcggaacaaataatttattaagtttgaaTACCCACATTATTAAGAATGCATTCCAATCTTGTTTCTGGTTCACCTGCTCTCCAAATTCGTAAATAATCACCACTTGTAGCTAATAAATCTGGAAATACTCCtttctaaaatgtaaaaaaaagtatgataagaaacttattaataacaataaaaaaaaaataataacatccaTGGTACAATACACAACACATACACTATCAGGAATccacataatttttgttgttggATACGGATGATCAAATGTGCTCTTGGGACTGAATTCTGAAACTTCTTCGTCTAATGACACAATTTGTACTTTGTTATTGTATTCCTCTACAAAGCTCCCAATCGCCAgactaatagaaaataaataaataaaaacttatattaaacaaatacatagTTATTTGCTAATGTTTGATTATTACCGAAATCGTTTGTCAGGTCGTACAGACCAGTTCATACTGTACAGTGGCCATGGCGCCTCGTGCTTGTAAATTTCTTTACGCTTAGGTGTAGAGCCGTGGACTgccattttgaatataatcaattatccacaaaaaatgtatgtaataatatagatacacacctaaaaaatataatgtttttaaattaatgagaagaaaaattttaacagCTAGAGTGagatatttttgtcaaaattttaatgtatttaaaaataatatattattatctaaggaCATAATTTTAGagcaataactatttttacttttaaagtgccaccattttattaagtattaatattacaggTATTTTTACTATTCTGTATTTGTAGAAAGGACTAAACTACGTTAGTTTCAATAttgtagaaataattattcattctaataaatatatgatatatagatGCTTGAATAATGTcgactaaaattattagagaAATTATGTGAATCCTCAACAGGTGTTaacaaattatagaaaaatcatGCCTGGAAAATAGcacttaaaaaaactattagaagCACCAACACTAATTACTTCACTACCGACTAGATTTTTGTGGAAttgttaatagtatattaattttaaattgtaaaatatttttttatttattatattcatatttataaatatgtatatacagtgGTCGCCATTCATTGAGCTCACAGTTAATCGACTTATTCGCCTGTTAGATGCAAAACGACTGATACTGATTTGCACATATACTAACACACAGCAAAAAatgcttatttaatttttaattaaacagaaTTTTCCTTAATAGCTTAAatctcaattaatatttttaagtaaacaactatttgaattattttttagtagtcATTCTTGACTCTTTTGGTTTATGGATTCAAATGGTCTAGTCCCAAAGTAAGACTAATAAGCAGCAACCACTGTATAAtgttatgcataaaaataataatattagtacctaataataataatgttcacaGTGATtgttatatgttaaattatctaactgccaatatattatagtagatcACAAATCTAAGTAAAAACACATTTCACCGCACATCCAAATAGCACCCACATAAATTATACGccagttaaattataaacatgaacattttgtttgtattagtcttttaattatttttctttgtcatgattatttttaatttgtatgaagTCATTCTTTACAATAAGCACAATAGATGAAAGGATATATAAGAGGGCTTGGTTGGTTTGATTGAAGAAACTATTCAATGATAGGCCTTCGTGggtcttttaataataaaaaaaatatatataatatctattaaaaactatatagaaAAGATGAGCACAAATTGTCTTGgatgtttgttaaaatttataatttagttagtttttatttgtagacACATATTGTaagtaatgaatttatttttgttaaacaaaaactatagGAAATCAGACACTACCTATACATTCTCGTTTACAGTTTATTGAAACATCAGTTGCGACAGaaagaaaataacattattgataatattatgtactactcTGCATGGTCAAATGTGACTTACAAATTGAAATCGTATCCGTTTTTTTACGCTAAAGCATCCTACCGTGCGACGATGCAGCGTTATGCACTGTAATGCGCAGAGACATCCCACGAGAGAAACTACATCgactattagttattatcatcatacgAGATTTGGATGTTTTTCCAAAGACCCGACGAAGAAAACGAAAAACGTCGGGACACTCAAGATTCAACCGCCGACCAAGTTTACCTACAGCTGCTGTGCAGTTCACTGACTCCGCTTCAGACGTCGTTGGTGCTCAATGCCGGCCAGGTGTCCGTCGTCCGCCGTGATTCATGGCGCGCGTTATCGGTATCGACTCACCGTCGGCGACTCGGCGTTCGCATGTCGTGTGTGCTCGCGAGTGTCGGTGCGCAGGCAGCCGTCGGAGTACCCGTAACCAGTTGACGACGCGCGATATTCGATGCTGTTTTGTCGGCCGATCTCGCCGGTGGTGTCCGTCGTCGGTCGCGCCGAGAGACGCTGCGTTTTACTGATAACCGAAGCGGACTGGCGGCGGACACAACAGTCGCGGTTCGGTGGATGGTCGGGCGGAAGTGACGGAGCGGTGGTGGGGATTGAAGTGGCGGCGGCGGGCGGCGGCGGAGGCGTCGTCGTCGAAATACCGACTGTAATAAAATGAGTAATAAATGTTACCTATTGTTACACGGTTCACGGCGGCGGTGGGGAAAacgaatggaaaaaaaaataatgacggAAACGAGGACCGCCGATAGataagtaaacaaatattctattgaaatataatatcgacGATAGTAGTAAGTTGTTgatgatatgaaaaaaaaatatgatattggaAACGTAAACAAACGCCGCTGCGATACGCTGTGGTGGCGGCGGCAGCTGGTCAGGCGGAGGCGGTTCGGTGTGCGCCGTGCGGCTTTTGTCGCGTTTTTGGAGGCAATAGTCGTCTACGGCGATGGAGAGCGGTGGAGGTGGCTGGCTCGCTATCGATTATCGACCGTCGGCGGCGAGCCGCGCCCGCGCACTAAAACTGCGCATTCCCGCGATCGTCCAGCGAGCCGACCGGAAGAAACATCAGGACCGAAACGCGGATTTTACCACAGAATAAGATCTATGACtactacctattatttattctccGATTTTACCTGTACATTTCAGTCGATGTTAGTGCCATCACTACACCTGCTATCAATATACTCGTGGGGCCGGATGggcagattaattttaaatgtgccTCTGTtcgttttaatgtatatttttaatacatgacGGAAATATGTACCATTTAGTTTCGGCAATAATggcatattattgttttttttatcgacagctgattaattttgtacaaaataaatagcacTCTAGTGGGTACATAGTTGTTAGTTTGTTACTGTAAACAagaatctttaaataatatattataatatttatctttttatatttacctatataatatggccGTGGCTGATAGTTGGCTGTTCAATGtccatacaaataataattaaactaattagaGGCATATCCTTTTATGGGCTTATggctgttaaaaaaaaaatacattgaattatattgtgttaaataatattatcttgaaGACATTAACGACATTGTTACGAAaactatatactttttaaaattttatattttattattctatataatattatacaaaaaaataattgtatacttttgTTTGGACATTCTACCGGTTAGATTCTAgtacaaaaaaacacaataatatgcacattgcacacataaatattaattaataaattcattaaaatttaaaatacccaaATTGAATTTACTAAATGACCCCTatcaagtaaattaaaaaaaattttagaaaattttttattgactatCTTCTtagattatacattatatgtaatttcgtTGGATATGATCTAAGACTATCTTAAttcaaactaatttaattaaatgcttACCGttgataagaaaaatattagctGACGCCTgggaaaaaatgaatttatgaaTGGACTTCTCAGAGTTATTGAActcacaataaaattgtacactTAATGTTGTCATTCATatgtctatactctataaaaTAACCAGTTGTACTTTATACTTTttctttgtaaatattaactttattcgTATAAACATTGtcctaaaatagtaaaatattaactctACTTTAACGATTCTGAGTTCTCTACCTGGGAGACGCGCCCCTCTAAAAAAGCGTGATAACATTTCAGAGAAGccgtgaaaatttaaaaaaaacatgaaccgttatttttgattatttataattaattgttacgttattaagtttattattattatttattattagttattagtttattaaattatcttttattaatcTAACAACCAATATTAGAGTGCTACGTGCTTTGatcttcattataataatatatgtatgataaaaaatttttaattgtattacaatttaagtatgataaataatatgaagtaataataaaataataaaagtttatcggtaaagttgtaatttttatttttttttttttagaacccataatatttaatggaaaaaatatcTAGCCTTAAcagtttctatattattagagtatttataaattagataggtttacagtattataaatataaattaattattttggtaaatattgAGTATAATGATATGCTGACatatcataattgtattaattgtttaattatatagcttGATCATATTCTCGAACACACGAACTCGACTTCGAAAGCTCTCCGGAGATCAGGAGGAAGGTAATAGCGTTAATTTGAGATTGATATCTAGTAGGTGGTTTTATCAGCACTTTTAAGTATAGGGAATAATCCCCCAGACCTACCCATCCTATAAAGGCTTATTAccttattactatttactgttTACCACTTTTACccttttaaacttatttttaattttacattttttctatttctatttttacgttattacatgaaaaaatttagatataatactAATCTCTGATTACCTTGgtaacaaaatgttttctaaatcaaaataaaaaaaatatttttttttttacaatatttttgtatggtggaaaatgtttataaatttgtttaagaagaaaccaattataaaaaattcttcTGAATCGTCATACACGAGTAACTTCAGTGATAGAGTATCGGGGGGTAAGGTAATAGAAAAGTCTCGGGATGCGGTCGTTCAAGATGCTGAGTCATTGTGGGATTGCAGAGACCGAATTTTGTTGAGTGTGCGAAAGATTAAGACCAAAGATCAAGTCGAGAAGGAAGTCGAGAAAGATAAAGTTAAAAAGCAACTTGAAGAAACACCTATAATCGTCGAAggtatgtaatatttgtaagtTTTCACGTAtctgtctatataatatattgtctaaAACTCATTTACTTTTGAAGATAATAAAGTCTTATGGACAAAACTATTAGTTTCACTACCTATACATAGCAAAAGCTTGAATCATGATACACCATACCATCTAAAggtcgattataatataaaatgttcacattatattataataagtatttaactttaaataaaaaaaatgatgggtAAGTgagtatcgctctgctgtatataAGAGATGGAGAGTaaatcactataatggatgtgttaaatttgaatgcaatgacaggtatcattgtatacgaaaaacgattctaacCGGAGTTGATTTGTCAGTACTCAGTttaggataattagtaggatatactattttattacctttacctatatttaaattgtaatattttacgcaatttcgtaaaaaattaaatttcatatgctcataaaatgttttctacattgacgctagaattttttttacagttacttgaaggaaaacttatggataaaGTTGTATTGGGATTTTTAATCTTAGATATAAGTCACagaaatgttatgaattttctacttcaaaattccttacAAATTTCCGCGATATTGACATATTTCGTAatcatttgaactttaaatgcttataaacaaaaattttagagtaacggtttttgatttttttttttttactacgataattacaatttataataaagcttacattaaattttaaagatattttggattgtcaaattgttttataagcatttcaaaaaaaacttagaaaaattgaaaatttaaattgtctacACATATAGCttgaaaaaagtcaaaatattttaaaaatttaaccgtaaataaataacgctatacgataaacatttggtgaaattttcaagtatttacaatgattcgttttcgagttacagcaaaataaaaaataaattttgtcaaaaactgattaagcgtaaaaatttccgtttttcctgacattttgaaaactactagaAATTTTTTGCCCCCTAAAGTACCAATTAGATTGATTTTCCCTTTCAATGAGGGGctaaagtcaaaaatcaaaacattatgtctactccaaaacgtgatgacagacacaaaaaaaacatacatatcattgtaaaatcaatacattcctcactccgttcagaatcaaaaagatatataaatcttttttttcaaaaaatttaaatgttgaatacttttataagtataattaggtaatttaagattttaagtgTGAATACTATAGAGTAtctatagtatactatagaGTATCgatgtatttatga
This genomic stretch from Rhopalosiphum maidis isolate BTI-1 chromosome 3, ASM367621v3, whole genome shotgun sequence harbors:
- the LOC113555860 gene encoding DDB1- and CUL4-associated factor 7, coding for MAVHGSTPKRKEIYKHEAPWPLYSMNWSVRPDKRFRLAIGSFVEEYNNKVQIVSLDEEVSEFSPKSTFDHPYPTTKIMWIPDSKGVFPDLLATSGDYLRIWRAGEPETRLECILNNNKNSDFCAPLTSFDWNEVDPNLIGTSSIDTTCTIWGLETTQIVGRINSVAGHVKTQLIAHDKEVYDIAFSRAGGGRDMFASVGADGSVRMFDLRHLEHSTIIYEDPQHSPLLRLAWNKQDPNYLATVAMDACEVIILDVRVPCTPVARLNNHRACVNGIAWAPHSSCHICTAGDDHQALIWDIQQMPRAIEDPILAYTAAEGEINQIQWGATQPDWIAICYNKSLEILRV